Proteins from one Corticium candelabrum chromosome 4, ooCorCand1.1, whole genome shotgun sequence genomic window:
- the LOC134178551 gene encoding uncharacterized protein LOC134178551 — protein MAEEVQHQVHPNVVVQVPRTPQLPESFGDGDFELWMKRFDIFAKANRWDADEKLLRLPLLLKGRAFAVYERHATAESYDDLVKGIKQSFAPDTEEARRLAHRQLQDRKMQAGEDVEVFLRALERLIDRAAPNLPNELRNRQLIDYFLEGLPTPVADQLFILAPKTLEDTVTRARELMLLEKRRDLRARRIAGITACADDDEEESASGHIMRAMRAISDRLDTLEKTSHPVRGEAKQIQRNGKQLQCFGCGEYGHYKRFCPTNDVSRYREKDIGSCYVCGELDHLARACSRRRMVLGRDKVTDAEQMRSTMKPLMKKTVSRGSKSSFGEPEKKHIASCR, from the coding sequence ATGGCCGAAGAGGTGCAGCATCAAGTACATCCGAACGTAGTTGTTCAAGTCCCTCGTACGCCACAGCTGCCAGAATCGTTTGGTGACGGTGATTTCGAGCTCTGGATGAAGCGCTTTGACATCTTCGCGAAGGCGAATCGTTGGGATGCAGACGAGAAACTACTAAGGCTTCCGTTGCTGCTGAAAGGAAGGGCATTCGCTGTATATGAAAGGCACGCAACTGCCGAGTCGTACGATGACCTGGTAAAAGGGATCAAGCAGTCTTTTGCCCCGGACACAGAAGAAGCTCGTCGATTAGCGCATCGACAGCTGCAAGACAGGAAGATGCAGGCTGGAGAGGATGTAGAGGTCTTCCTACGAGCGTTAGAGCGGCTGATCGATCGGGCAGCGCCGAATTTGCCTAACGAACTTCGTAATAGGCAATTGATCGATTACTTTCTGGAGGGATTGCCAACGCCTGTCGCGGATCAATTGTTCATCCTCGCGCCTAAAACGCTCGAAGATACGGTTACGCGAGCTAGGGAGTTGATGCTGTTGGAGAAGCGCAGAGACTTGCGAGCTAGGCGAATCGCTGGAATAACGGCGTGTGCGGATGACGACGAAGAAGAGAGTGCGTCGGGTCACATTATGAGAGCAATGCGAGCTATATCAGATCGACTGGACACTCTCGAGAAGACATCACACCCGGTAAGAGGGGAGGCGAAGCAGATACAACGGAATGGCAAACAATTGCAATGTTTTGGTTGTGGTGAGTACGGACATTACAAGCGGTTTTGTCCTACTAATGATGTATCCAGATATCGTGAGAAGGACATTGGttcatgttatgtttgtggtGAGTTAGATCATTTGGCACGGGCGTGTTCTCGCAGAAGAATGGTGTTGGGGCGTGACAAAGTGACAGATGCGGAACAAATGCGGAGTACAATGAAGCCTCTAATGAAGAAGACGGTTTCGAGAGGAAGCAAGAGTTCATTTGGTGAGCCGGAGAAAAAGCATATTGCATCATGTCGTTGA